CACCGGCTAGACGTAACGCCATAGATTTTTCACCACGCTTACGTGCAGCTTCAACCAACCAGCGCATCGCTAGTGCGTTACGACGCACTGGACGAACTTCACATGGTACCTGGTATGTAGAACCACCAACACGACGAGACTTAACCTCGACTGATGGACGTACATTGTCCAGGGCTGCTTCAAGGATAACTAGATGATCTTCGCCTTTCTTTTCGAAAGCGGTATCTAGTGCCTTGTAAATAATTTTTTCTGCAGTCGACTTTTTGCCGTCCTGCATAATGACGTTGATGAACTTAGCCAGCAACTCACTGTTGAACTTTGGATCTGGTAGGATTTTACGTTGTCCTACAACGCGACGTCTTGGCATAACAATTTCTCCGTATGCTTCAGGGACCCCAAAACTGGAATCTCAATAAAAACTAGCTTGGCCTTACTTAACGGAAAACGTTAAGACTTAGGACGCTTAGCACCGTACTTTGAACGACCTTGACGACGTTCACTTACGCCAGCACAATCTAAAGCGCCACGTACAGTGTGGTAACGCACACCCGGTAAGTCTTTTACACGACCGCCACGGATTAGAATTACACTGTGTTCCTGCAGGTTGTGGCCTTCACCGCCGATGTACGAAGTAACTTCGAAACCGTTAGTTAGACGCACACGAGCTACTTTACGTAGTGCAGAGTTAGGTTTTTTTGGTGTGGTTGTGTATACGCGAGTACAAACACCACGTTTTTGTGGACACGCTTCCAACGCTGGCACATTAGTCTTATCGACTTTAGGTGCGCGTGGCTTACGTACCAACTGGTTTACAGTTGCCATGTATAGCTCCGAATCAGTTGACTAAATCAACAGTAAGGTGTGAAAAATCTATATCCCACAGGTGTGGGACGCGAAATTTTAGAAGTGTATGGCGTTAGTGTCAAGAAATAGACAACTTTTAACCGATTTAAAGTAAAAAAAAGGCGCCAAAGGCGCCTTTTTTACAATCTATTTACTTTTCAGACTGAATTAATCAGAACTTCCAGCTAAATTTAGTAGATCTGCAAGGTTCTGCTCAGCTTCGCTAGCACTAATTGTTGGTGCTTCAGTCGACGTAGGTTTCGCCGCTTCTGCCGCACGCTTCTGATGGTATGAGTAACCCGTACCAGCAGGGATCAATCGACCCACAATTACGTTCTCTTTAAGACCGCGCAATTTATCTTTCTTACCACCAACAGCTGCTTCAGTAAGAACACGAGTGGTCTCCTGGAACGATGCTGCTGAGATGAAAGATTCTGTTGCTAGAGACGCCTTGGTAATACCAAGAAGTTCGCGCTCAAAGGTCACTAGCTGCTTACCTTGTGCTTCAAGTTCGCGGTTAGCGATCTTAACACGTGATACTTCAGCTTGCTCACCCGCTAGGAATTCACTGTCACCGGCATTAGTAATCTCACACTTACGCAGCATCTGGCGAATAATCACCTCGATGTGCTTATCGTTGATCTTAACACCCTGTAGGCGGTAAACATCTTGCACTTCATTTACGATGTAGTTTGCCACATTGTGGATACCACGTAGACGTAGAATGTCGTGTGCAGCTTCTGCACCATCAGCAATAACTTCACCACGTTCGACTTTTTCACCTTCGAACACGTTAAGGTTACGCCACTTAGGGATCATCTCTTCATAGTGATCGCCACCTTCAGCAGGTGTAATCACTAGACGACGCTTACCTTTAGTTTCTTTACCAAACGAGATAGTTCCCGAAACTTCAGCAAGAATAGCAGGCTCTTTTGGCTTACGCGCTTCGAACAAGTCGGCTACGCGCGGTAGACCACCGGTAATATCACGAGTCTTAGACGATTCTTGAGGAATACGAGCTAATGCATCACCAACGTTAATTGGTGCGTTATCGTCAAGGTTGACAATCGCGTTACCAGGCAAGAAGTATTGCGCTGGTACTTCAGTACCAGGGATCTTCAAGTCGCCACCATCAGCAGCAACTAGACGAATCATCGGACGCATCTCTTTACCGGCTGTTGGACGTTGTGCAACATCTAATACTACGATAGATGATAGACCCGTAAGCTCGTCTGTTTGACGTGTCATAGTGACACCTTCAATCATATCTACGAACTTAGTACTACCCGCCACTTCTGTGACAATCGGGTGAGTATGTGGATCCCAGTTAGCGATAATTTCGCCAGCTGCAACAGGTGCGTCTTCTAATTTTTCTAGAATAGTACCGTATGGCACCTTATAACGCTCTTTCTCACGACCTAGCTCATCAATGATGGCTAGCTCAGATGAACGCGATACGATAACCAACTTACCATTGCTGTTTGTTACATGCTTAGCATTGTGCAGCTTTAGAGTACCCGCGTTCTTAACTTGAACGTTGTTCTCTGCTGACGCACGAGATGCTGCACCACCAATGTGGAAGGTACGCATCGTAAGCTGTGTACCAGGCTCACCAATTGACTGAGCCGCAACAACACCGATTGCTTCACCTTGGTTGATGATATGACCACGAGCCAAATCACGACCATAACAAGCCGCACAAACACCGAAGTCTGTATCACAGCTAATCACTGAGCGAACAATCATTTCATCGATAGAGTTATCTTCGACGATGTCACACCAAGCTTCATCAAGCAGTGTATTACGTGGCACAAGTACATCTTCAGTACCAGGCTTAAATACATCTTGAGCAACAACACGACCTAGAACACGTTCACGTAACGGTTCAACAACATCACCACCTTCAATAAGCGGTTTCATTGTTAGACCTTCGAACGTGCCACAATCTTCTTCAATGACAACTAAATCTTGTGCAACGTCTACTAGACGACGAGTCAGGTAACCAGAGTTAGCTGTCTTCAATGCCGTATCCGCTAGACCTTTACGCGCACCGTGAGTAGAAATAAAGTATTGAGATACGTTTAGACCTTCACGGAAGTTAGCGGTAATTGGTGTTTCGATGATTGAGCCATCAGGCTTAGCCATCAGACCACGCATACCCGCTAGCTGACGAATCTGTGCAGCACTACCACGAGCACCAGAGTCGGCCATCATGTAAATACTGTTGAAAGATTCTTGCTGCTCTTCTACACCGTCACGGTTAATCACGGTTTCAGAAGACAAGTTATCCATCATCGCTTTCGACACTTTCTCGTTCGCGCTTGCCCAGATATCGATGACCTTGTTGTAACGCTCACCAGCTGTTACTAGACCTGATTGGAACTGCTCTTGAATTTCAAGAACTTCCGCTTCAGCATCAGCAACTAGCGTATATTTCTCATCTGGAATAACCATGTCATTGATACCAACAGAGGCACCAGACACAGTAGCAAAATGGAAACCGGTATACATCAATTGGTCAGCAAAGATAACTGTATCTTTAAGACCTAGTTGACGGTAACAAGTGTTCAATAGCTTAGAGATCTGCTTCTTACCCATGTTCTGGTTAACCAGATCATAAGATAAGCCTTTAGGCAGGATCGTTGAAAGCAATGCGCGACCGACTGTAGTATCTACGACACGACGAGTCTTAACTTTTTCGCCAGCTTCGTTAATCTTGGTTTCGGTAATACGAACCTTAACGCGTGCATGCAATTCAACAAATCCGGTGCGGTAAGCTTTTTCAGCTTCAGCCACATCAGAGAATGCCATGCCTTCACCCTTGCCGTTAATACGCTCACGGCTGGTGTAGTACAGACCCAATACAACATCTTGTGACGGTGTGATAACCGGCTCACCGTTTGCAGGCGATAGAATGTTGTTGGTAGACATCATTAGTGAACGTGCTTCTAGCTGAGCTTCCAGCGTTAGCGGCACGTGAACAGCCATTTGGTCACCATCGAAATCGGCGTTGTATGCCGCACAAACCAATGGGTGAAGCTGGATCGCTTTACCTTCGATTAGTACTGGCTCAAATGCCTGGATACCCAATCTGTGCAATGTTGGTGCACGGTTAAGCATCACTGGGTGTTCACGAATAACATCGTCTAGAACATCCCAAACTTCAGGTACTTCACGCTCAACCATCTTCTTAGCAGCTTTAATGGTAGTAGCTAAGCCACGACCTTCTAACTTGCCATAGATGAATGGCTTAAATAGCTCTAGTGCCATCTTCTTAGGAAGACCACACTGGTGTAAGCGAAGAGTTGGACCTACGGTAATTACCGAACGACCAGAATAATCAACACGCTTACCTAGCAAGTTCTGACGGAAACGACCTTGCTTACCTTTGATCATATCGGCCAAAGATTTAAGCGGACGCTTGTTAGAACCTGTAATAGCACGACCACGACGACCGTTATCCAATAGCGCATCAACAGATTCTTGCAACATACGCTTTTCGTTACGTACGATGATATCTGGAGCAGCTAGATCTAACAGACGCTTTAGACGGTTGTTACGGTTGATGACACGACGGTAAAGGTCGTTCAAATCAGACGTAGCAAAACGTCCACCATCTAGTGGAACTAGAGGGCGTAGATCAGGTGGCAGTACTGGCAGCACTTTAAGGATCATCCACTCAGGCTTGTTACCTGATTGGAAGAATGCCTCAACAAGCTTAAGACGCTTAGTGATCTTCTTACGACGAGTCTCAGAGTTGATTGATGGCAACTCTTCGCGCATCATCTCAATCTCTTTCTCAAGCTCGATAGCACGTAGCAATTCTAGAACTGCTTCAGCACCCATCTTAGCTTCGAATTCATCACCGTACTCTTCCAATGCATCCAGATAGTTTTCTTCTGTCAGCATTTGGCCGCGTTCAAGACTGGTCATGCCAGGCTCGATTACGACGAAAGATTCGAAGTAAAGTACACGTTCGATATCACGAAGTGTCATATCTAGCATCAAACCGATGCGAGACGGAAGTGACTTCAAGAACCAAATGTGTGCCACTGGGCTTGCAAGATCGATGTGACCCATACGCTCACGACGTACTTTAGTCTGTGTAACTTCTACGCCACACTTTTCACAGATCACACCACGGTGCTTAAGACGCTTATACTTACCGCATAAACATTCGTAATCTTTTACTGGACCAAAAATACGCGCACAAAACAGACCTTCACGCTCAGGCTTGAATGTACGGTAGTTAATGGTTTCTGGCTTCTTAACTTCACCAAAAGACCAAGAACGGATCAAATCAGGTGACGCTAGGCCAATCTTGATTCCATCAAATTCTTCAGTCTTGCTTTGCTGTTTCAGAAACTTTAATAAGTCTTTCACGTTTCTCTCCTGAAGGAGTTAAACCGGGTGCCCTGCTAATGCAAAGCACCGATTTTGCCAAATAGAGGCGGGAACCAGTTTTACTTGGTATCCAACTCAATGTTGATACCGAGTGAACGGATCTCTTTCAACAATACGTTGAAAGATTCAGGCATACCTGGTTGCATCTGATAGTTACCGTCGACGATGTTCTTATACATCTGAGTACGACCGTTCACATCATCTGACTTAACAGTTAGCATTTCCTGAAGGGTATATGCTGCACCGTAAGCTTCAAGTGCCCATACTTCCATCTCACCGAAACGCTGACCACCGAACTGTGCTTTACCACCCAATGGCTGCTGAGTAACAAGACTGTACGAACCGGTAGAACGGGCGTGCATCTTATCGTCAACCAAGTGGTTAAGCTTGAGCATGTACATGTAACCAACGGTTACTTGACGCTCAAATTCGTTACCAGTACGACCATCACATAGCGTTAGCTGACCTGATGTCGGTAGGCCTGCAAGAGCAAGCATCTGCTTGATCTCTTTCTCTTTGGCACCATCAAACGCAGGTGTAGCTGTTGGTACACCGCCTTTAAGGTTTTTAGCTAGACGCAAGACTTCATCATCAGTAAATGAATCGATATCGACGCGCTGCTGCACTTCGTCACCTAATTCATAAACTTCTTTAATGTATCCGCGAACTTCTGCCAATTCGCGCTGCTCTTCAAGCATTTCAGTAATACGATTACCGATACCTTTAGCTGCAGCACCCATATGAACTTCAAGTACTTGACCGATGT
The Shewanella sp. KX20019 DNA segment above includes these coding regions:
- the rpsG gene encoding 30S ribosomal protein S7 encodes the protein MPRRRVVGQRKILPDPKFNSELLAKFINVIMQDGKKSTAEKIIYKALDTAFEKKGEDHLVILEAALDNVRPSVEVKSRRVGGSTYQVPCEVRPVRRNALAMRWLVEAARKRGEKSMALRLAGEMLDASENKGTAVKKREDVHRMAEANKAFAHYRW
- the rpsL gene encoding 30S ribosomal protein S12, with protein sequence MATVNQLVRKPRAPKVDKTNVPALEACPQKRGVCTRVYTTTPKKPNSALRKVARVRLTNGFEVTSYIGGEGHNLQEHSVILIRGGRVKDLPGVRYHTVRGALDCAGVSERRQGRSKYGAKRPKS
- the rpoC gene encoding DNA-directed RNA polymerase subunit beta'; the encoded protein is MKDLLKFLKQQSKTEEFDGIKIGLASPDLIRSWSFGEVKKPETINYRTFKPEREGLFCARIFGPVKDYECLCGKYKRLKHRGVICEKCGVEVTQTKVRRERMGHIDLASPVAHIWFLKSLPSRIGLMLDMTLRDIERVLYFESFVVIEPGMTSLERGQMLTEENYLDALEEYGDEFEAKMGAEAVLELLRAIELEKEIEMMREELPSINSETRRKKITKRLKLVEAFFQSGNKPEWMILKVLPVLPPDLRPLVPLDGGRFATSDLNDLYRRVINRNNRLKRLLDLAAPDIIVRNEKRMLQESVDALLDNGRRGRAITGSNKRPLKSLADMIKGKQGRFRQNLLGKRVDYSGRSVITVGPTLRLHQCGLPKKMALELFKPFIYGKLEGRGLATTIKAAKKMVEREVPEVWDVLDDVIREHPVMLNRAPTLHRLGIQAFEPVLIEGKAIQLHPLVCAAYNADFDGDQMAVHVPLTLEAQLEARSLMMSTNNILSPANGEPVITPSQDVVLGLYYTSRERINGKGEGMAFSDVAEAEKAYRTGFVELHARVKVRITETKINEAGEKVKTRRVVDTTVGRALLSTILPKGLSYDLVNQNMGKKQISKLLNTCYRQLGLKDTVIFADQLMYTGFHFATVSGASVGINDMVIPDEKYTLVADAEAEVLEIQEQFQSGLVTAGERYNKVIDIWASANEKVSKAMMDNLSSETVINRDGVEEQQESFNSIYMMADSGARGSAAQIRQLAGMRGLMAKPDGSIIETPITANFREGLNVSQYFISTHGARKGLADTALKTANSGYLTRRLVDVAQDLVVIEEDCGTFEGLTMKPLIEGGDVVEPLRERVLGRVVAQDVFKPGTEDVLVPRNTLLDEAWCDIVEDNSIDEMIVRSVISCDTDFGVCAACYGRDLARGHIINQGEAIGVVAAQSIGEPGTQLTMRTFHIGGAASRASAENNVQVKNAGTLKLHNAKHVTNSNGKLVIVSRSSELAIIDELGREKERYKVPYGTILEKLEDAPVAAGEIIANWDPHTHPIVTEVAGSTKFVDMIEGVTMTRQTDELTGLSSIVVLDVAQRPTAGKEMRPMIRLVAADGGDLKIPGTEVPAQYFLPGNAIVNLDDNAPINVGDALARIPQESSKTRDITGGLPRVADLFEARKPKEPAILAEVSGTISFGKETKGKRRLVITPAEGGDHYEEMIPKWRNLNVFEGEKVERGEVIADGAEAAHDILRLRGIHNVANYIVNEVQDVYRLQGVKINDKHIEVIIRQMLRKCEITNAGDSEFLAGEQAEVSRVKIANRELEAQGKQLVTFERELLGITKASLATESFISAASFQETTRVLTEAAVGGKKDKLRGLKENVIVGRLIPAGTGYSYHQKRAAEAAKPTSTEAPTISASEAEQNLADLLNLAGSSD